A genomic stretch from Pseudanabaena sp. ABRG5-3 includes:
- a CDS encoding HesA/MoeB/ThiF family protein, translating into MISLTPTEIERYRRQMMLANFGEEAQQKLKSSTVLVTGVGGLGGTAALYLAVAGIGKLILVRGGELRLDDMNRQVLMTDDWVGSPRVFKAQETLLSINPDVEIEAVNDYVTADNVDALVQSADIALDCAHNFTERDLLNAACVRWQCPMVEAAMNDMEAYLTTIVPHETGCLSCLFPEKPDWDRRGFGVLGAVSGTLACLTALEAIKFLTGFSSPLLSQLLTMDLGRLEFAKRRTYLDPDCPVCGHQRNKRSPVLVTKKVTSQRIPSFAKLLVQTSSLQ; encoded by the coding sequence ATGATATCCCTGACACCTACAGAAATAGAACGTTATCGCCGCCAAATGATGCTGGCTAACTTTGGTGAAGAAGCGCAACAAAAACTCAAATCTTCCACAGTTTTGGTAACAGGTGTGGGTGGGTTGGGTGGCACGGCTGCTCTCTATCTTGCCGTAGCAGGTATTGGCAAACTCATTCTTGTCCGTGGCGGAGAGTTGCGCCTTGATGACATGAACCGTCAAGTCCTGATGACCGATGATTGGGTTGGGAGTCCTCGCGTTTTCAAGGCGCAAGAAACCCTGCTGAGCATCAATCCCGATGTGGAAATTGAAGCGGTGAATGACTATGTGACTGCCGATAATGTTGATGCGCTCGTCCAGTCAGCGGATATTGCTCTCGATTGCGCCCACAACTTCACGGAACGCGATCTGCTCAATGCTGCTTGTGTCCGTTGGCAATGTCCGATGGTAGAAGCAGCGATGAACGACATGGAAGCCTATCTCACCACTATCGTTCCCCATGAAACAGGATGTCTATCTTGTTTATTCCCCGAAAAGCCTGATTGGGATCGGCGAGGCTTTGGGGTTCTTGGGGCAGTGTCAGGGACTCTCGCTTGTTTAACAGCTTTGGAAGCAATTAAATTTTTAACAGGATTTAGTTCGCCATTGCTATCACAGCTTTTGACAATGGATCTAGGACGATTAGAGTTTGCCAAACGACGTACCTATCTCGATCCCGATTGCCCTGTCTGTGGACACCAGAGAAACAAGCGATCGCCTGTTCTAGTAACTAAGAAAGTAACTAGCCAGCGCATTCCTTCTTTTGCAAAACTACTAGTCCAAACTTCTTCTCTTCAATAA
- a CDS encoding 2Fe-2S iron-sulfur cluster-binding protein, with the protein MATYNVRLYNKKKQIDETISVDEDTTILQAAEDAGIELPSSCNAGSCSSCVGKVEQGTVNQEDQNFLDDEQIEKGFALLCVSYPRSDCTIRTHQEPYLV; encoded by the coding sequence ATGGCTACCTACAACGTGCGACTGTACAACAAGAAGAAACAGATCGACGAAACCATTTCTGTAGATGAAGATACAACCATTCTGCAAGCCGCAGAGGATGCAGGGATAGAACTTCCGTCTTCTTGTAATGCAGGATCTTGTTCCAGTTGTGTTGGCAAAGTAGAACAAGGCACTGTCAATCAGGAAGATCAAAACTTTCTGGATGATGAGCAGATCGAGAAAGGGTTTGCCCTCCTTTGTGTCTCTTATCCCCGTTCTGACTGTACGATTCGTACCCATCAAGAACCCTATCTTGTTTAG
- a CDS encoding NifX-associated nitrogen fixation protein has protein sequence MTAISTLETATPVNGAEVIKQSPFLQALVQQIRVNDGYGTYRNWSDELLLKPFILTKQQKRKISVEGEVDPITKGRVFAFYRAIALRIEQQSGLLCQVVVDLSHEGFGWALIFSGRLLVTTRTLRDAQRFGFDSLEKLGEEGEKLAQKGVEYTINFPEVAKA, from the coding sequence ATGACCGCAATAAGTACATTAGAAACCGCTACCCCAGTAAATGGTGCAGAAGTAATTAAACAAAGCCCATTTTTACAAGCACTAGTCCAACAAATTCGAGTTAACGATGGTTATGGAACCTATCGCAATTGGTCAGATGAATTGCTACTCAAGCCCTTCATTCTCACCAAACAACAAAAACGCAAAATCTCCGTAGAAGGTGAAGTCGATCCGATTACCAAAGGTCGAGTCTTCGCATTCTACCGTGCGATCGCACTTCGCATCGAGCAGCAATCGGGGCTTCTTTGCCAAGTAGTTGTCGATCTCAGTCATGAAGGCTTTGGCTGGGCATTGATTTTCTCTGGTCGCTTATTGGTGACAACTCGTACTCTGCGCGATGCTCAACGCTTTGGTTTCGACTCTTTAGAGAAGCTAGGCGAAGAAGGTGAAAAACTTGCCCAAAAGGGCGTGGAATACACCATCAACTTCCCTGAAGTTGCCAAAGCCTAA
- a CDS encoding HesB/IscA family protein has translation MSIILTEKAELRLRTFLKGTGDLTTEKGIRLGVKDGGCNGYQYTLDITNKQKPDDIVEQLGKVRVYIDPQSAPLLNGVVVDYVDGLLESGFKFENPNATGSCGCGQSFQAGDCTPAAVPCS, from the coding sequence ATGTCAATTATTCTCACCGAAAAAGCTGAGTTACGATTACGCACTTTCCTCAAAGGCACAGGCGATCTCACTACTGAAAAGGGCATTCGCCTTGGTGTCAAGGATGGCGGTTGCAACGGCTATCAATACACCTTAGACATCACCAACAAGCAAAAGCCTGACGACATTGTGGAACAGCTAGGCAAGGTGCGCGTTTACATTGACCCTCAAAGCGCTCCATTACTCAATGGTGTAGTGGTCGATTACGTTGACGGCTTGCTAGAGAGTGGCTTCAAGTTTGAGAACCCCAATGCGACGGGTTCCTGCGGCTGTGGTCAATCCTTCCAAGCTGGCGATTGTACCCCTGCGGCTGTGCCTTGCAGCTAG
- a CDS encoding class I SAM-dependent methyltransferase, producing MIDSPEKSTVDRDWSAYYRAVAGRPPRDTLLKALDLFELEKSTKSPRLAIDLGCGDGRDTVELLRRGWQVLAIDGNAEAIAKLCDRQDIDSTWLETQVMQFESLILPNSVNLINSSFALPFCHPEDFPNLWHKITTSLRTGGRFCGQLFGDRDTWATAYPNMTHYPKEKIEELLQPFKVEYFEEEEHHGETAIGEQKYWHIFHIVASKK from the coding sequence ATGATTGATTCTCCTGAAAAAAGTACAGTTGACCGTGATTGGTCGGCATATTATCGGGCTGTAGCAGGTCGTCCACCTCGCGATACTTTACTGAAAGCGCTAGATCTCTTTGAGCTAGAAAAATCGACCAAATCACCTCGATTGGCGATCGATCTTGGTTGTGGCGATGGGCGCGATACAGTGGAACTGCTCAGACGCGGATGGCAAGTATTAGCGATCGATGGAAATGCAGAGGCGATCGCTAAACTATGCGATCGCCAAGATATTGATTCAACATGGCTAGAAACTCAGGTTATGCAATTCGAGTCTCTGATCCTGCCAAATTCTGTCAATTTAATTAATTCGAGCTTCGCCTTACCCTTTTGCCATCCTGAAGATTTTCCTAACTTGTGGCATAAAATCACCACATCCTTACGAACTGGAGGCAGGTTTTGTGGTCAATTATTTGGCGATCGCGATACTTGGGCGACAGCCTATCCAAATATGACCCATTATCCCAAGGAAAAAATTGAGGAGTTATTACAGCCTTTTAAAGTGGAATATTTTGAAGAAGAGGAACATCATGGCGAAACTGCTATTGGTGAACAGAAATACTGGCATATTTTCCATATTGTAGCTAGTAAGAAGTAA
- a CDS encoding CBS domain-containing protein: protein MLKASDIMTQEVVLVHGSATVAEAIKLMRLKGVRTLIVDIRSTEDAYGIVTQTDIVYKVVAYGKDPAAMRVYEIMTKPCISVNPDLGVEYVARLFANTGIRIAPVIREGVLGTISLTDILNKGDFLEKPKVVVARKELSRAIEEAKSVCAGPGLISKECAAAWALVEDIEAEMIYQSGAEVPDKTAFQIYCDENPKIFQVLGTGQLVSNGAAR from the coding sequence ATGTTAAAAGCATCTGATATCATGACTCAAGAGGTCGTACTCGTGCATGGTTCTGCAACCGTTGCTGAGGCGATCAAGTTGATGAGGCTGAAGGGAGTTCGTACATTGATCGTAGATATCCGTTCGACCGAGGATGCCTATGGAATTGTGACGCAAACTGACATCGTTTATAAGGTGGTTGCCTATGGGAAAGATCCAGCCGCCATGCGGGTTTACGAGATCATGACTAAACCCTGCATTTCCGTCAATCCTGATCTAGGGGTGGAGTATGTTGCGCGTTTGTTTGCGAATACAGGTATCCGCATTGCGCCTGTAATTCGGGAAGGAGTGCTAGGAACAATTTCTCTAACCGACATCCTGAACAAGGGAGACTTCCTAGAAAAGCCCAAAGTGGTCGTAGCTCGCAAAGAATTGTCCCGTGCGATCGAGGAAGCAAAATCCGTTTGTGCTGGTCCTGGACTGATATCGAAGGAATGTGCGGCAGCTTGGGCGTTGGTCGAAGACATCGAGGCGGAAATGATTTATCAAAGTGGTGCAGAGGTTCCTGACAAAACTGCATTCCAGATCTACTGCGATGAAAATCCTAAAATTTTCCAAGTTCTCGGTACTGGACAACTAGTAAGTAACGGAGCGGCGCGTTAA
- the nifX gene encoding nitrogen fixation protein NifX, whose protein sequence is MKVAFTTSDRIHINAHFGWAKEIDVYEVTTEGYQFVDTLTFKGELKEDGNEDKLVPKIEALAGCTIVYVSAIGGSAAARLIRKRVTPIKAKSEEEEIAEVLSKLVLTLQGNPPPWLRKALQPPVQDFDDLETG, encoded by the coding sequence ATGAAGGTTGCTTTTACCACAAGCGATCGCATTCACATTAATGCCCACTTTGGCTGGGCGAAAGAGATTGATGTCTACGAAGTCACGACTGAAGGATATCAATTTGTGGATACGCTCACTTTTAAAGGAGAGTTAAAAGAGGATGGCAACGAAGACAAGCTAGTTCCCAAAATCGAAGCATTAGCTGGTTGTACCATCGTCTATGTTTCGGCGATCGGTGGTAGTGCCGCCGCCCGTCTGATTCGCAAGCGGGTTACACCGATTAAAGCGAAGTCAGAAGAAGAAGAAATTGCGGAGGTACTGAGTAAATTGGTACTAACCCTGCAAGGCAATCCTCCCCCTTGGTTGAGAAAAGCCCTGCAACCGCCAGTCCAAGATTTTGATGATCTAGAAACTGGTTGA
- a CDS encoding Mo-dependent nitrogenase C-terminal domain-containing protein, giving the protein MTTTTHRFLSTLTEQSKSKKNFAIDIFSPLRQWLDGIEIRDRQFAETICNLIPASCPFERDVSAFGYTYHIPPLCKINPLFEELVNLRFRALIYLSELPS; this is encoded by the coding sequence ATGACTACCACTACCCACAGATTTCTCTCCACACTGACCGAGCAAAGTAAATCCAAAAAAAACTTTGCCATTGATATTTTCTCCCCTCTGCGCCAATGGCTCGATGGCATCGAAATTCGCGATCGCCAATTTGCGGAAACCATCTGCAATCTCATTCCCGCCAGTTGCCCCTTTGAACGCGATGTCAGCGCCTTTGGCTATACCTACCACATTCCTCCCCTCTGCAAGATCAATCCCCTGTTTGAAGAGCTAGTAAACCTTCGCTTCCGCGCCCTAATTTATCTCTCCGAACTCCCCAGCTAA
- a CDS encoding bifunctional nitrogenase iron-molybdenum cofactor biosynthesis protein NifEN: MKLTQGKINELLSETACEHNHHHKDGQKKNKACSQQAQPGAAQGGCAFDGASIALVPITDVAHLVHAPIACGGNSWGARGSLSSGSTMYKMGFTTDLSENDIIFGGEKKLYKAILEVQQRYQPAAVFVYNTCVTALIGDDLEAVCQRASEKTGIPIVPINSPGFAGTKNLGNRMGGEALLEYVIGTAEPEYTTPYDINLIGEYNIAGEMWSVLPLFEKLGIRVLSKITGDATYREVCYAHRAKLNVLICSKALINVARKMEERYGIPYTEESFYGIADMNQCLRNIAAKLGDRDLQERVEKLIAEESANLDRELAPYRDRLKGKKVVLYTGGVKSWSIISAAKDLGMEVVATSTKKSTEEDKAKIRALLSKDGIMMEKGNAQELLKTIAKTQADMLIAGGRNQYTALKARIPFLDINQERHHPYAGYVGMIEIARELEEALYSPIWAQVRQPAPWEDLPAFSKALLLESDTSQVKTDIVASKKSVTVNALKQSQPLGASLAFLGLKGAMPLMHGSQGCTAFAKVQLVRHFREAIPLATTAMTEVTTILGGEDNIEQAILTLVEKAKPEIIGLCTTGLTETRGDDMDGILRTFRQKHPELDKLAIPFASTPDFRGALQDGYAAVIESIVRSLPQEGVKNPQQVTVLASSALAPGDIQEIKEIINSFGLSPIFIPDLSSSMDGHLSESYSPVTTGGTTLEQIQSVGSSIFTLALGESMRTAATILQERFGTDYQVFDRLTGLGATDLILQQLYQLSGVEVPEKYRYQRQQLQDAILDTHFYFGRKRVSLALEPDLLYSVAWWLTEMGVELQAAVTTTRSPLLEKLPIAEVTIGDLEDFENLAAGSDLVATNSNGKRTAKKLGIPLYRLGFPILDRLGNGHRSIVGYRGTMELLFELGNIWLEAEESAHPNILVKQGES; the protein is encoded by the coding sequence ATGAAACTCACACAAGGAAAAATCAACGAACTCCTCTCTGAGACTGCCTGTGAGCATAATCATCATCACAAAGATGGGCAGAAAAAGAACAAGGCTTGCTCACAACAAGCCCAACCAGGAGCAGCGCAAGGTGGCTGTGCCTTTGATGGTGCATCGATCGCCCTCGTCCCCATTACCGATGTTGCCCATCTCGTCCATGCGCCGATCGCCTGTGGTGGAAATTCTTGGGGTGCAAGAGGTAGCCTTTCGTCAGGTTCGACCATGTATAAAATGGGCTTTACCACCGACCTTAGCGAAAACGATATTATCTTTGGTGGTGAGAAAAAGCTCTATAAGGCAATTTTAGAAGTTCAGCAACGTTATCAACCTGCGGCGGTGTTTGTGTATAACACCTGTGTGACTGCCCTGATTGGTGATGATCTCGAAGCAGTCTGTCAAAGAGCCTCTGAAAAAACAGGTATTCCCATCGTTCCAATTAATTCCCCAGGGTTCGCTGGAACCAAGAATTTAGGAAATCGTATGGGCGGTGAAGCTTTATTAGAATATGTGATTGGCACTGCGGAACCTGAATATACTACTCCCTACGATATCAATTTGATTGGTGAATACAATATCGCAGGTGAAATGTGGAGTGTGCTGCCCTTATTTGAGAAATTGGGCATTCGCGTATTATCGAAAATTACAGGTGATGCTACCTATAGAGAAGTTTGTTATGCTCACCGTGCAAAACTGAATGTTCTCATCTGCTCCAAAGCATTAATCAACGTCGCTCGGAAGATGGAAGAGCGCTATGGCATTCCCTACACCGAAGAATCTTTCTATGGGATTGCCGACATGAATCAATGTCTACGCAATATTGCCGCAAAATTAGGCGATCGCGACCTCCAAGAACGAGTCGAAAAGCTGATTGCTGAAGAATCGGCAAACCTCGATCGCGAACTTGCACCATACCGCGATCGCCTTAAGGGTAAAAAAGTCGTTCTCTACACAGGTGGTGTCAAAAGCTGGTCAATCATTTCGGCAGCGAAAGATTTGGGTATGGAAGTGGTTGCCACGAGTACCAAGAAGAGTACCGAAGAAGATAAGGCAAAGATTCGCGCTCTGCTCAGTAAAGATGGGATCATGATGGAGAAAGGGAACGCCCAAGAATTGCTCAAAACCATTGCGAAAACCCAAGCCGATATGTTAATCGCAGGTGGTCGCAATCAATATACCGCCCTCAAAGCAAGGATTCCCTTTCTCGATATCAACCAAGAGCGCCATCATCCCTACGCTGGCTATGTGGGCATGATCGAGATTGCTAGAGAATTAGAAGAAGCTCTCTATAGTCCAATTTGGGCGCAAGTCCGTCAACCAGCACCTTGGGAAGATCTCCCTGCTTTCAGCAAAGCTTTATTACTAGAGAGCGATACATCACAAGTTAAAACTGATATCGTTGCATCGAAAAAGTCAGTTACTGTTAATGCTCTCAAGCAAAGCCAGCCTCTCGGTGCATCCCTTGCTTTTCTAGGATTAAAGGGAGCAATGCCATTAATGCATGGCTCCCAAGGTTGTACTGCTTTCGCGAAGGTGCAACTGGTCCGCCATTTCCGTGAAGCAATTCCCCTTGCTACCACAGCGATGACGGAAGTTACGACAATTCTCGGTGGTGAGGACAATATTGAGCAGGCAATTTTAACCTTAGTGGAAAAAGCAAAGCCTGAAATTATCGGACTTTGCACCACAGGTTTAACGGAAACTCGCGGCGATGATATGGATGGCATTCTCCGAACCTTCCGTCAAAAACATCCTGAACTTGATAAACTGGCGATTCCCTTTGCCTCGACTCCCGATTTTCGAGGCGCATTACAGGATGGCTATGCAGCAGTAATCGAGAGTATTGTGCGATCACTACCCCAAGAAGGTGTCAAAAATCCCCAACAGGTAACAGTTTTAGCCAGTTCGGCTCTCGCTCCTGGGGATATCCAAGAGATTAAGGAGATCATTAATTCCTTTGGGCTATCGCCAATTTTCATTCCCGATCTTTCGAGTTCGATGGATGGACATTTGAGCGAGAGTTATAGCCCCGTCACTACAGGCGGAACGACTCTAGAGCAGATTCAAAGTGTTGGTAGTTCCATATTTACCCTCGCCTTGGGTGAAAGTATGCGAACTGCGGCGACAATTCTCCAAGAGCGCTTTGGTACTGATTATCAAGTATTTGATCGCCTGACGGGGCTAGGCGCAACCGATCTGATCTTGCAGCAACTCTACCAATTGAGTGGGGTTGAAGTACCTGAGAAATATCGCTATCAAAGACAACAACTCCAAGATGCGATTCTTGATACCCACTTCTACTTTGGTCGCAAGCGCGTTTCTCTCGCCCTAGAACCCGATCTGCTCTACAGCGTCGCTTGGTGGTTAACAGAGATGGGCGTAGAGCTACAAGCTGCCGTCACTACGACGCGATCGCCTTTATTAGAGAAGTTACCGATCGCGGAAGTAACGATTGGCGATCTCGAAGATTTTGAGAACCTCGCTGCAGGTTCTGATCTGGTCGCAACAAATTCCAACGGGAAGAGAACTGCTAAGAAATTAGGAATTCCCCTCTATCGTTTAGGCTTCCCCATCTTAGACCGTTTAGGTAATGGACATCGCAGCATCGTCGGTTATCGCGGCACGATGGAACTACTTTTTGAGCTTGGCAATATTTGGCTAGAAGCCGAAGAATCCGCTCATCCCAATATTTTAGTGAAACAAGGAGAATCGTAA
- a CDS encoding CCE_0567 family metalloprotein, giving the protein MVQVTDTAIAGLSIDELKTKIKRLNSKAGQMKMDLHDLAEGLPTDYEQLMDVAANTYDIFRQIDELKKQLIILEQNRSD; this is encoded by the coding sequence ATGGTGCAAGTGACAGATACAGCGATCGCAGGACTTAGTATTGACGAACTCAAAACTAAGATCAAGCGGCTGAACAGCAAGGCAGGTCAAATGAAAATGGATCTGCATGATCTCGCAGAAGGGCTACCCACCGACTACGAACAACTGATGGACGTAGCAGCCAACACCTATGACATCTTTCGTCAAATTGACGAATTGAAGAAACAACTGATCATTCTTGAACAAAATAGGAGCGACTGA
- the fdxB gene encoding ferredoxin III, nif-specific — MATLTGLTFGGKEWLPKFVQAIDQHKCIGCARCFKACGRGVLGLKGVNDEGEFVDDEDEDEIEKKVMTIANAANCIGCEACSRVCPKNCYTHAPLALAIA; from the coding sequence ATGGCAACTCTAACTGGTTTAACCTTTGGCGGCAAAGAATGGCTTCCAAAATTTGTGCAAGCGATCGACCAACATAAATGTATTGGTTGCGCTCGTTGTTTCAAGGCATGTGGACGCGGCGTTCTCGGACTTAAGGGCGTAAATGACGAAGGCGAATTTGTGGATGATGAAGATGAGGATGAAATCGAGAAGAAAGTAATGACGATCGCTAATGCCGCTAACTGCATTGGTTGTGAAGCTTGTTCGCGAGTTTGCCCAAAAAACTGTTACACCCATGCACCTTTAGCTTTAGCGATCGCCTAA
- a CDS encoding cupin, whose protein sequence is MISLSFHRMNSKDWIVTDDGHCESRPASREWDLIREKYYFHEFLTEIINLLRDIPNEEDEWNYLPQIRMRVRQLAINSYWLHTQYPEPSPKTGMATRTLYNEIGYPLSVQTATFAPNVSSNIHNHGTWGVIAVLKGQEKHTFWKRVDDPQFPHKIEMVGEKIVKAGEIISFTPHAIHQVTAIGNEPAFSFTMYGDPLPRSRFIFDTTKHTAKPF, encoded by the coding sequence ATGATTAGTCTTTCTTTCCACCGCATGAATAGCAAAGATTGGATCGTCACCGATGACGGACATTGCGAATCTCGTCCTGCCTCTAGGGAGTGGGACTTAATCAGGGAAAAATATTATTTCCATGAGTTCCTAACCGAGATTATCAATTTGCTGCGGGATATTCCCAATGAGGAAGACGAATGGAATTATTTACCGCAAATTCGGATGCGCGTTAGGCAGTTGGCGATCAATTCCTATTGGTTGCATACTCAATATCCAGAACCTTCTCCGAAAACTGGCATGGCAACGCGGACTCTATACAATGAGATCGGTTATCCACTCAGCGTACAGACTGCAACATTTGCGCCCAATGTCTCCTCGAATATCCATAATCATGGTACATGGGGAGTAATAGCAGTCCTCAAGGGACAGGAAAAACATACTTTCTGGAAGCGCGTTGACGATCCGCAGTTTCCCCACAAAATCGAGATGGTGGGCGAGAAGATTGTCAAGGCGGGAGAAATCATTAGTTTTACTCCCCATGCGATTCATCAAGTCACTGCCATTGGCAATGAGCCTGCCTTTAGTTTCACGATGTATGGCGATCCACTACCGCGATCGCGTTTCATTTTTGACACGACAAAACACACTGCAAAACCCTTCTAA
- the modA gene encoding molybdate ABC transporter substrate-binding protein, whose translation MNKKRIITFLSLIVVTLCTIAGCSFLSPTVEQTSKPSASAVPPVKQENVQLTVSAAASLKEALGEITPLYSKAKSNVAIRNNFGSSGDLQQQIINGAPVDVFISAAAKQMDELQKKDLIIVDTRRDLLSNRLVLIVPADKSDTSDLKDLTKANIERIAIGDPRSVPVGQYAEQALTKLELLPDVQSKFVLGNNVRQVLQFVESGNAQAGIVYATDAKTSTKVKVVQVIDAKLHKPIVYPIAVLQKSTNQPSAKSYLEFLSSEPAKTIFEKYGFSTL comes from the coding sequence ATGAATAAAAAAAGAATTATTACTTTTCTTTCTCTGATCGTTGTTACGCTATGCACGATCGCAGGATGTAGTTTCCTCTCACCAACGGTCGAACAAACCAGTAAACCCAGCGCATCAGCAGTTCCCCCAGTCAAACAAGAGAATGTTCAATTAACAGTTTCAGCAGCAGCGAGTCTCAAGGAAGCATTAGGAGAAATCACTCCTCTCTATAGCAAAGCTAAATCTAATGTCGCCATTCGTAATAACTTTGGAAGTTCAGGTGATTTGCAACAACAAATCATCAATGGCGCTCCTGTCGATGTCTTTATTTCTGCGGCAGCTAAACAGATGGATGAATTGCAAAAAAAAGACTTAATCATTGTTGATACCCGACGCGATTTATTAAGCAATCGCCTAGTATTAATTGTGCCTGCGGATAAGAGTGATACTAGTGATTTGAAAGACTTAACTAAAGCTAATATCGAACGAATTGCGATCGGCGATCCTCGTAGTGTTCCCGTAGGTCAATATGCCGAGCAAGCTTTGACTAAATTAGAACTATTGCCAGATGTACAATCAAAATTTGTCCTAGGAAATAACGTGCGACAAGTGCTGCAATTTGTCGAGTCGGGCAATGCTCAGGCAGGAATTGTCTATGCAACGGATGCGAAAACTTCCACTAAAGTCAAAGTAGTGCAAGTCATTGATGCTAAACTTCATAAACCGATTGTCTATCCGATCGCCGTTTTACAAAAAAGCACCAACCAACCGAGTGCTAAATCCTATCTAGAATTTCTATCCAGCGAACCAGCCAAGACTATTTTCGAGAAATATGGATTCAGTACCCTTTGA
- a CDS encoding ArsC/Spx/MgsR family protein: MAIIIFYEKPGCVNNTKQKAILHAAGHAVKARNILTQSWSPETLYQFLKDRPLWEWFNRTAPQIRDGEIVPEKLNEQTALELMVKYPILIRRPLIQIGDRYTVGFDLVKLNAWMGLKETQPSVKDLDLETCPKAIGKDLVGNCS; this comes from the coding sequence ATGGCAATCATCATTTTTTATGAGAAACCTGGTTGCGTCAACAATACCAAGCAGAAGGCGATTCTCCATGCTGCTGGTCATGCCGTCAAAGCACGAAATATCTTGACGCAATCTTGGAGTCCCGAAACCTTATACCAATTTCTCAAGGATCGACCTTTATGGGAATGGTTTAATCGCACGGCTCCCCAAATTAGAGATGGCGAAATTGTACCTGAGAAGCTCAATGAGCAGACCGCTTTAGAGCTAATGGTCAAGTACCCGATTCTGATTCGCCGACCACTAATTCAAATTGGCGATCGCTATACGGTCGGATTTGATTTAGTCAAACTCAACGCATGGATGGGACTGAAAGAAACTCAACCAAGTGTTAAAGATTTAGATCTGGAAACTTGCCCGAAAGCTATTGGGAAGGATTTGGTTGGTAATTGTAGTTAG
- a CDS encoding TOBE domain-containing protein codes for MKVSARNSLKGIVKTVTIGAVNAEISIEISDGVEITSIITKSSAEALGLKEGSEAYAVIKASDVILAID; via the coding sequence ATGAAAGTTAGCGCTCGCAATTCTCTAAAAGGCATCGTCAAGACAGTTACTATTGGTGCTGTCAATGCAGAAATCTCAATTGAGATTTCCGATGGAGTAGAAATTACTTCCATTATCACCAAATCTTCTGCTGAAGCACTTGGATTGAAAGAAGGCAGCGAAGCCTATGCTGTGATTAAGGCTTCAGATGTAATTTTAGCGATCGATTAG
- a CDS encoding TOBE domain-containing protein, protein MKISARNSLKGVVKKLRIGLVSAEVSIEIAAGITITAVITKSSAETLELEEGKEAYVVIKSSDVMVAID, encoded by the coding sequence ATGAAAATTAGCGCTCGAAATTCCCTCAAAGGTGTGGTAAAAAAGCTCAGAATTGGCTTAGTCAGTGCCGAGGTATCGATAGAAATTGCGGCTGGTATTACAATCACCGCAGTGATCACCAAATCTTCTGCCGAAACCCTTGAATTAGAGGAAGGGAAAGAAGCCTATGTTGTCATTAAATCATCGGATGTAATGGTAGCAATTGATTGA
- the nifW gene encoding nitrogenase-stabilizing/protective protein NifW produces MVGTISEFRKLTDAEQYFEFFDLAYDPQVVNINRLHILKKFSQSLEEIDTKLVEAAEEQKLSFYREALENSYATLQTSNAIEQKLFKVFHQKPHNVVMLGDIGNDDEEE; encoded by the coding sequence ATGGTTGGTACAATTAGCGAATTTCGGAAATTGACCGATGCGGAACAGTATTTCGAGTTTTTTGATCTTGCCTACGATCCACAGGTTGTAAATATCAATCGCTTGCACATTCTCAAAAAGTTCTCGCAGTCTTTGGAAGAAATCGATACTAAATTGGTCGAAGCTGCTGAAGAACAAAAACTGAGTTTCTACCGAGAAGCTCTAGAAAATTCCTACGCTACTTTGCAAACCTCCAATGCGATCGAGCAGAAGTTGTTTAAAGTCTTTCATCAAAAGCCTCATAACGTTGTCATGTTGGGCGATATCGGCAATGACGACGAGGAGGAATAA